One Flavobacterium sp. 90 DNA segment encodes these proteins:
- a CDS encoding outer membrane beta-barrel protein, protein MKKILVIAALAIFSFANAQKGSVLVMGSIGYNSQNSGHEAFENNYHYFSFSPKVGYQFHENWTAGLTGAVSTVKNEDGTVYESKTNTFSLGGFLRYSKPLNQTFSAYADLGMGYQNSKVTTRNGLINTTNKGNGFYVGITPAIFINVNKGFGLNFNIGGLNYGSMNFDNDNNSGTDRNSFDFTFGQAFSVGISKNF, encoded by the coding sequence ATGAAAAAAATTCTAGTTATCGCTGCATTAGCTATATTTAGCTTTGCAAATGCCCAAAAAGGGTCAGTTTTAGTTATGGGAAGTATTGGTTATAATTCTCAAAACAGTGGACATGAAGCTTTTGAGAATAATTATCATTATTTCAGTTTTTCACCCAAAGTAGGATATCAGTTTCATGAAAATTGGACTGCAGGTCTTACAGGTGCGGTTTCAACGGTAAAAAATGAAGATGGTACTGTCTATGAATCAAAAACAAATACCTTTTCTTTAGGAGGTTTTTTGCGTTATTCTAAACCTTTAAATCAAACTTTTTCTGCTTACGCTGATTTAGGAATGGGGTATCAAAACAGCAAAGTTACAACCAGAAACGGACTGATTAATACAACTAACAAAGGCAATGGATTTTATGTTGGAATTACTCCGGCAATTTTCATCAATGTTAATAAGGGCTTTGGTTTAAACTTCAATATTGGAGGTTTAAATTATGGAAGTATGAATTTTGATAATGACAATAATAGCGGAACAGATCGAAATAGTTTTGATTTTACTTTTGGTCAGGCATTTTCTGTAGGGATTTCAAAGAATTTTTAA
- a CDS encoding outer membrane beta-barrel protein yields MKKILVMAALAICSFANAQKGTILVGGNIGFTSEKSEYQFGEATNNEFSFSPKVGYQFNDNWTVGGEFTVASAKDDNGTREIKDNNFKIGAFVRYSVPLSQTFSIFADMGAGFQNAKSKVYGPGNAFAKSKADGMYVGITPALFINMKKGFGLNFSIGGLGYETLSYDNNGADYSKFYFNFGQTFNIGVSKNF; encoded by the coding sequence ATGAAAAAAATTCTAGTGATGGCTGCATTGGCTATCTGCAGTTTTGCAAATGCACAAAAAGGAACAATCTTAGTTGGTGGAAACATCGGATTCACTTCTGAAAAATCAGAATATCAATTTGGTGAAGCTACAAACAATGAATTTAGCTTTTCTCCTAAAGTTGGTTACCAATTTAATGACAACTGGACTGTTGGGGGTGAATTTACAGTAGCTTCTGCTAAGGATGACAATGGAACTAGAGAAATTAAAGATAATAATTTCAAAATAGGAGCATTCGTTCGTTATTCAGTGCCATTAAGCCAAACGTTCTCTATTTTTGCTGATATGGGTGCTGGTTTTCAAAATGCTAAGTCTAAAGTATACGGTCCAGGAAATGCTTTCGCAAAATCTAAAGCAGATGGTATGTATGTAGGTATAACTCCAGCTCTTTTCATTAACATGAAAAAAGGTTTTGGTTTAAACTTCAGTATTGGTGGTTTAGGATATGAAACACTAAGTTATGATAACAACGGTGCTGATTACAGTAAATTCTACTTCAATTTTGGACAAACATTTAACATTGGAGTTTCTAAAAACTTCTAA
- the gldA gene encoding gliding motility-associated ABC transporter ATP-binding subunit GldA, which produces MSIEVNNISKSYGSQKALNSISFSIQKGEIVGFLGPNGAGKSTLMKILTTYLLADDGSALVNGHDVMTNAKEVQRSIGYLPEHNPLYLDLYVREYLAFNADVYNVPKSRIEEVIQLTGLTPESHKKIGQLSKGYRQRVGLANALLHNPDVLILDEPTTGLDPNQLMEIRNVIKNVGKDKTVFLSTHIMQEVEAICDRVIIIDKGEIVADKKLDHLVSENKEQVIEVEFDYQIQEQLLAKLPNITSYINIHDMTWELTFVAEKDMRPAIFDFANENGLKTLQLNQKNKNLEAVFREITK; this is translated from the coding sequence ATGTCGATAGAAGTAAACAACATATCAAAAAGTTACGGATCTCAAAAAGCCCTAAATTCAATTTCGTTTTCTATTCAAAAAGGAGAAATTGTTGGATTTCTTGGTCCAAATGGTGCAGGAAAATCTACTTTAATGAAAATTTTGACCACTTATTTATTGGCAGATGATGGCTCAGCCCTTGTAAATGGTCACGATGTCATGACAAACGCTAAAGAAGTGCAACGTTCGATTGGATATTTACCAGAGCATAATCCGTTGTATTTAGATTTGTATGTTCGTGAGTATTTGGCTTTTAATGCCGATGTTTATAACGTGCCAAAATCAAGAATTGAAGAAGTAATTCAACTGACAGGACTGACACCGGAGAGCCATAAAAAAATAGGACAATTGTCTAAAGGATATCGCCAGCGTGTGGGACTTGCAAATGCTTTACTACACAATCCTGATGTTTTAATTCTGGACGAACCAACTACCGGTCTGGACCCGAATCAGTTAATGGAAATTCGAAATGTAATTAAAAATGTAGGGAAAGATAAAACGGTTTTTTTATCGACTCACATTATGCAGGAAGTCGAAGCTATTTGTGATCGTGTCATTATTATTGACAAAGGAGAAATTGTTGCCGATAAAAAATTAGATCATTTAGTTTCTGAAAATAAAGAACAAGTTATCGAAGTAGAATTTGATTATCAGATCCAAGAACAACTTTTGGCAAAACTCCCAAATATTACTTCTTATATTAACATTCATGATATGACTTGGGAATTAACTTTTGTTGCCGAAAAAGATATGCGTCCGGCAATATTTGATTTCGCCAACGAAAACGGATTAAAAACACTTCAATTAAATCAAAAAAATAAAAATCTGGAAGCTGTTTTTAGAGAAATTACCAAATAA
- a CDS encoding outer membrane beta-barrel family protein, protein MKNILTSIMLAFSVYGYSQTEKESDSIVETSINVLDEIVITKKKVLYTQKSDRLVFNVENSIVSEGGTALDVLSRAPGVVVSQDGELSIRGQQGVGVMINGKLTQLSQKELANYLKSTTSSNIKQIEVITNPSSKYDATGKAGMINIILKKPNAGGLKGTVFTNYGRGRKNRTNSGVNLSYNKEKFGVYGNYSYTFRGEEERKEFDQNQYTDNTRQTISTKNHQTSTTDEPLTSNNFKIGTTYEVSPKTNLEVYIDAKLGRYENIANGRNTLLNAMDQVQFDASTYNDSREKWNDYTYAFSGVHKFNTEGKNMSFDFEYETSKFRSNQFQSATNIDQSNTNVINDRRGFIPSQLKVFTGKVDFTNPLKEKQSIEWGFKASIKNNDNPSVYEYKDNNQWIIDLNSTNHFEYKEQIYAAYANYKYQLENFNIQGGLRTEYTTINILQKTLNEEHKDDYLKWFPSVSLKYELSSNHSLHASYSKRINRPSQFDLNPFRFYDDSFNYSQGNPNLVPEITHSTEIGYAWKSAFMASLYFSKTKDVFTEVYVYNPANNTTVTSQINVDKSYNYGANITNTAEIYKWWSVNTLFNIFENKFMGNVVNTDKIDPIVTLNLSVQNSFTISESWKAEANAQYQSKSNLGIYERDAFFDFSIGISKQVLANKGNIKLNITDIFNTNNFHINSVIAQTSINKRYDLDNRIATIAFTYRI, encoded by the coding sequence ATGAAGAATATTTTAACATCTATTATGCTCGCATTTTCAGTCTACGGGTACTCTCAGACGGAAAAAGAAAGCGACAGCATTGTCGAAACCTCGATCAATGTTTTGGATGAAATTGTTATCACAAAAAAGAAAGTTTTATATACTCAAAAATCAGACAGATTAGTTTTTAATGTAGAAAATAGTATTGTTTCTGAAGGCGGAACTGCTCTTGACGTTTTATCGCGCGCTCCGGGTGTTGTCGTTTCTCAGGATGGCGAATTATCGATTCGTGGACAACAAGGTGTTGGTGTGATGATTAATGGCAAACTAACACAGCTTTCGCAAAAAGAGCTTGCCAATTATTTAAAATCGACAACCTCATCAAACATTAAACAAATTGAAGTTATTACGAATCCTTCTTCGAAATATGATGCCACCGGAAAAGCCGGAATGATCAATATTATTCTAAAGAAACCAAATGCCGGCGGTCTTAAAGGAACGGTTTTTACCAATTATGGAAGAGGCCGAAAAAACAGAACGAATTCTGGTGTAAATCTTAGTTATAATAAAGAAAAATTTGGGGTTTACGGAAACTACAGTTACACTTTTAGAGGTGAAGAGGAACGCAAAGAATTCGATCAGAATCAATATACAGATAATACTCGTCAAACAATTTCGACAAAAAATCATCAAACATCAACGACCGATGAACCTTTGACTTCGAACAATTTTAAGATAGGAACGACTTATGAAGTTTCGCCTAAAACAAATCTGGAAGTTTATATTGATGCAAAATTAGGTCGATACGAAAACATCGCAAACGGTAGAAATACATTGCTAAATGCTATGGATCAAGTCCAATTTGATGCTTCTACATATAATGATAGTAGAGAAAAATGGAATGATTACACGTATGCTTTTTCAGGTGTTCATAAGTTTAATACCGAAGGAAAAAATATGTCTTTTGATTTTGAATATGAAACTTCAAAATTCAGATCAAATCAATTTCAAAGTGCCACAAATATAGATCAGTCCAATACAAATGTTATCAATGACCGAAGAGGTTTTATTCCGTCGCAATTGAAAGTTTTTACCGGAAAAGTTGATTTTACAAATCCTTTAAAAGAAAAACAATCTATAGAATGGGGTTTTAAAGCGAGTATAAAAAACAATGATAATCCATCTGTTTATGAATATAAAGACAACAATCAGTGGATTATTGATCTTAACTCGACGAATCATTTTGAGTATAAAGAACAAATTTATGCGGCTTATGCCAATTATAAATACCAACTCGAAAACTTCAACATTCAAGGCGGTTTAAGAACGGAATATACTACCATAAATATTTTGCAGAAAACCTTAAACGAAGAGCATAAAGACGATTATTTAAAATGGTTTCCGAGTGTTTCTCTAAAATACGAATTAAGCTCCAATCATTCTTTGCATGCTTCTTACAGTAAAAGAATTAACAGACCAAGTCAATTTGATTTGAATCCGTTCCGTTTCTATGATGATTCGTTCAACTATTCTCAGGGAAATCCGAATTTGGTTCCTGAAATTACACATTCAACTGAAATTGGATATGCCTGGAAAAGTGCCTTTATGGCTTCGTTATATTTCAGCAAAACCAAAGATGTTTTTACAGAAGTATATGTGTATAATCCGGCGAATAACACAACGGTAACTTCCCAAATTAACGTGGACAAATCGTATAATTACGGCGCTAATATTACTAATACTGCCGAAATTTATAAATGGTGGTCAGTAAATACGCTTTTCAATATTTTCGAAAATAAATTCATGGGGAATGTAGTAAATACAGACAAAATCGATCCTATTGTTACCTTGAATTTAAGTGTACAAAACTCTTTTACAATCTCTGAAAGCTGGAAAGCCGAAGCAAACGCACAATACCAGTCAAAATCTAATCTGGGCATTTATGAAAGAGATGCTTTCTTTGATTTTAGCATCGGAATTTCGAAACAGGTTTTAGCCAATAAAGGAAATATCAAATTGAATATTACGGATATTTTCAACACTAATAATTTTCACATTAATTCGGTTATCGCACAAACGAGCATTAATAAAAGATACGATCTTGACAACCGAATTGCAACAATAGCCTTTACCTATAGAATATAA